From Microcystis aeruginosa NIES-2549, a single genomic window includes:
- the psb34 gene encoding photosystem II assembly protein Psb34 gives MPYTNEEGGRLNNFAAEPKVYQADPPTKSQQRNYIFWGVAAITLVGGLLAVAFYASQAG, from the coding sequence ATGCCTTATACAAACGAAGAAGGTGGACGCTTAAATAATTTCGCCGCCGAACCGAAAGTTTATCAAGCGGATCCCCCGACTAAATCGCAACAACGTAATTATATTTTCTGGGGTGTTGCTGCGATCACACTTGTGGGTGGACTGTTAGCCGTCGCTTTTTACGCATCCCAAGCTGGCTAA